The Streptomyces sp. NBC_00597 DNA segment TCGACTTCACGGGCTTCAAGAAGATCATCGACAACCTCGGCGGCGTCGAGCTGACCACCACCAAGCCGATCAAGGACGGATCGAGTCACCTCGACCTCCCGGCCGGCCAGAACAAGCTGAACGGCGAGCAGGCCCTGGGCCTCGTACGGACCCGCAAGAGCGTCGGCGACGGCTCCGACCTGGGCCGAATACAGCTCCAGCAGGCGTTCATGAAGGCCCTGATCAAGCAGGTCAAGGGCATCGGCGTCTTCGACAACCCCAAGCGGCTGCTCGACCTCGCCGACACCGGCACCAAGGCGCTCACCACCGACAAGGCGCTCGGTGACGTGAAGTCCCTGATGGGCTTCGCGCAGAGCCTCCAGGGCATCGACGCCCAGGAGATGCACATGATCACGCTGCCGGTGACCGTGGACGCGCGCGACGCCGACCGCGTCGCCCCGCTCACCAAGGAGTCCAAGATGGTCTGGGACGCCCTGCTGGCCGACCAGCCGGTTCCCGCCGAGGCCACCAAGAACTCCATGGGCGACAAGGGCACGGCCGGCGAGATCGTGAAGTAGACCTCAGTGCGACGGCGGCCCGCGACGGCGGGGCGTGCGGCTACCACCAGGGCAAAACGCCTGGTCACGCTGTTGTCGCGGGGGAGCGGAATAGATGGCGGACCCCCCTCGTTGAGGGATGCGTCCTCAGAATTTTGACAGGCAGCCCGGTCCTGGCAGACTGGTCTGTCGGCCCCGGTTCACGCAGTGCGCAATTCGGCTCCTGCGACCCGGCGCCCTCCCGAATCTAGGAGACACCTTGAAGCGCGATGTTCACCCCGAGTACGTCGAGACCCAGGTCAGCTGCACCTGTGGCGCGTCGTTCACCACCCGTAGCACCCTGACCGAAGGCACCATCCGTGCCGAGGTCTGCTCCGAGTGCCACCCGTTCTACACGGGCAAGCAGAAGATCCTCGACACCGGTGGCCGTGTTGCCCGCTTCGAGGCCCGCTTCGGCAAGGCTGCCGGCTCGAAGTAGCGAGCCCCCGGCGCCGGACCCCGGCTGCACCCTGTCCACACGGGGGCAGCCGGACCGGCGCCTTTGTCGTCCCGCAGCCCTTTTTCATACTTTTCACTTCAGGAGCCCCCGATGTTCGAGGCGGTCGAGGAACTGGTCGGCGAGCACGCCGACCTTGAGAAGAAGCTCGCCGACCCTTCGGTCCACTCGGATCAGGCCAACGCGCGCAAGCTCAACAAGCGCTACGCGGAGCTGACCCCGATCGTCGCGACCTTCCGTGCCTGGAAGCAGTCCGCCGAGGACATCGAGACGGCGAAGGAGTTCGCGGCCGACGACCCGGACTTCGTGGCCGAGGTGAAGGAGCTCAGCGCGCAGCGCGAGGAGCTCACCGAGAAGCTCCGTCTGCTGCTCGTCCCGCGCGACCCCAGCGACGACAAGGACGTGCTCCTTGAGGTCAAGGCGGGCGCGGGCGGCGACGAGTCGGCCCTGTTCGCCGGCGACCTGCTGCGCATGTACCTGCGCTACGCCGAGCGCGTGGGCTGGAAGACCGAGATCATCGACGCCACCGAGTCCGAGCTCGGCGGCTACAAGGACGTCCAGGTCTCCGTCCGCACCAAGGGCGGCAACGGTGCCACCGAGCCCGGCCAGGGCGTCTGGGCCCGCCTGAAGTACGAGGGCGGCGTGCACCGCGTCCAGCGCGTTCCGGCCACCGAGTCCCAGGGCCGCATCCACACCTCCGCCGCCGGCGTGCTCGTCACCCCGGAGGCCGAGGAGGTCGAGGTCGAGATCAACGCGAACGACCTGCGCATCGACGTGTACCGCTCGTCCGGCCCCGGCGGCCAGTCCGTCAACACCACCGACTCGGCCGTGCGCATCACGCACGTCCCGACCGGTGTGGTCGCCTCCTGCCAGAACGAGAAGAGCCAGCTCCAGAACAAGGAGCAGGCGATGCGCATCCTCCGGTCGCGCCTGCTGGCCGCGGCCCAGGAGGCCGCCGAGCAGGAGGCCTCCGACGTGCGCCGCAGCCAGGTGCGCTCCGTGGACCGCTCCGAGAAGATCCGTACGTACAACTTCCCGGAAAACCGGATCTCGGACCACCGGACCGGTTTCAAGGCGTACAACTTGGACCAGGTGCTCGACGGCGACCTCGATCCCATGATCCAGGCCTGCGTCGACGCGGACTCGGCCGCCAAGCTCGCGTCCGCGACCTGATCCGCGCCCGCCCCGCGCGACCCCGCTCGACCTTGTACGACCCCCGCTCCACCCCCGTACGACAGCAGCCCGGAGGACCAGCGTGAACTTGCTGCTTGCCGAGGTGGCCCAGGCCACCCAGCGGCTGGCCGCCGCCGGCGTGCCCTCACCGCGCTTCGATGCGGAGGAGCTCGCGGCCTTCGTGCACGGCGTCAAGCGGGGGGAACTGCACCACGTCAAGGACGCGGACTTCGACGCCCGTTACTGGGAGGCCGTCGCCCGCCGCGAGGCGCGCGAGCCGCTCCAGCACATCACCGGCCGTGCCTTCTTCCGGTACCTGGAGCTCCAGGTCGGTCCCGGGGTGTTCGTGCCCCGGCCCGAGACCGAGTCGGTCGTGGACTGGGCCATACACGCCGTCCGCGCGATGGACGTCGTCGAGCCGCTGATCGTGGACCTGTGCACCGGGTCCGGCGCCATCGCGCTGGCCATGGCACAGGAGGTGCCGCGCTCGCGCGTGCACGCGGTCGAGCTGTCCGAGGACGCCCTGCGGTGGACCCGCAAGAACGCCGAAGGCTCCCGGGTCACCGTCCACCAGGGCGACGCGCTGAGCGCCCTGCCCGAGCTGGACGGCCAGGTCGACCTGGTGATCTCGAACCCGCCGTACATCCCGCTCACCGAGTGGGAGTACGTCGCCCCCGAGGCCCGCGACCACGACCCCGAGATGGCGCTGTTCTCCGGCGAGGACGGCCTCGACACCATCCGGGGCATCGAGCGCACCGCGCACCGCCTGCTGCGGCCCGGCGGCATCGTCGTCATCGAGCACGCCGACACCCAGGGCGGCCAGGTGCCGTGGATCTTCGCCGACGAGCGGGGTTGGGCCGACGCCGCCGACCACCCCGACCTGAACAACCGCCCGCGCTTCGCCACCGCCCGCAAGGCCCTGCCGTGACGGGCGCGACCCCTACCGCCACCCCCCTGCTGCACGAGGAGTCCCGCTGATGGCCCGGCGATACGACTGCAACGACGCGACGGACCGCAAGACGGGTCTGCGTGAAGCCGCATCCGCCGTGCGCCGCGGCGAGCTCGTCGTGCTGCCCACCGACACCCTCTACGGGATCGGCGCGGACGCCTTCAGCGCGGAGGCCGTCGGTGACCTGCTCGCCGCCAAGGGCCGTGGCCGCAACATGCCGACCCCGGTGCTCATCGGCTCCCCGAACACCCTGCACGGCCTCGTCACGGACTTCTCCGAGCAGGCCTGGGAGCTCGTCGACGCCTTCTGGCCGGGCGCGCTGACGCTCGTCGCCAAGCACCAGCCCTCGCTGGCCTGGGACCTCGGCGAGACCCGCGGCACCGTGGCCGTCCGGATGCCGCTGCACCCCGTCGCCATCGAGCTGCTGACCGAGGTCGGCCCGATGGCCGTGTCCTCGGCCAACCTGACCGGGCACCCGGCGCCGGAGGACTGCGACGCGGCGCGCGAGATGCTGGGCGACTCCGTGTCCGTGTACCTGGACGGCGGTCCGACCCCGGGCATCCAGCCCTCGTCGATCGTCGACGTCACCGGGAAGGTTCCCGTCCTGCTGCGCGAGGGGGCGCTGACCGCCGAGCAGCTGCGGGAGGTCGTACCCGACCTTGAGGTGGCCCCGTGAGCCCTCGGGGGCGTGGCATAGCAAACGGGCACTCCCCGGCGGCCGCCGGAGGGGGCACCTTCCGCATCCTTCACGTCAGCACCGGCAACGTCTGCCGCTCGCCGATCACCGAGCGGCTGACCCGGCATGCGCTGGCGCACCGGCTGGGTGGCATTCCGGCCGGCGACCTGATCGTGGAGAGCGCGGGGACCTGGGGCCACGAGGGCGCGCCGATGGAGGCGAACGCGGCCGCCGTGCTCGCGGACTTCGGCGCGGACGCGTCCGGGTTCACCGGCCGGGAGCTGCTGGACGAGCACGTCATACGGGCCGACCTGGTGCTGACGGCCACCCGCGACCACCGGGCCCAGGTCATCTCGATGGGGCACTCGGCGGGCCTGCGGACCTTCACGCTGAAGGAGTTCACCCGGCTGGTCCGGGCGATAGATCCGGCCACCCTCCCGCCGCTGGACGACGGGGTGGCGGAGCGGGCGCGGGCGCTGGTACGGGCCGCGGCGGCGCTGCGCGGGTGGCTGCTGGCCCCCTCGCCCGACGCGGACGAGGTGTACGACCCGTACGGTGCGCCGATCACCTTCTTCCGCTCGATCGGCGACGAGATCAACCAGGCGCTGGACCCGGTCGTCACGGCCCTGACGGGCATGACGGCTTCCCGCTGACGGTGGCCGGCCGGAGGCCGGCGCAGCCGGTCCTGACGGGCGACACGGCCCGCACCACCGACGGGCCGGGAGCAGGGCGGCGCGTCCCACAGCGCTGAGGGGCGGGATCTGGGCCGCGGGCCTACAGTGGCGAGTACCGGGACAGCCCACTGGAGTCGCGCCATGAGCGTCATCACCCCGCCGACGGACCTGCTGCGGCAGCAGGATCCGCAGATGGCCGACGTGCTCGCGGGCGAGGCGCAGCGCCAGGCCACGACACTGCAGCTGATCGCCGCCGAGAACTTCACTTCTCCCGCCGTGCTCGCGGCACTGGGCTCTGCGCTGGCCAACAAGTACGCCGAGGGGTACCCCGGTGCGCGCTACCACGGCGGCTGCGAGTACGCGGACCTCGCCGAGGGACTGGCCGTCGAGCGGGCCCAGGCGCTCTTCGGGGTCGAGCACGCCAACGTCCAGCCGCATTCCGGTTCCGCCGCCGTACTGGCCGCGTACGCCGCGCTGCTGCGGCCCGGGGACACCGTGCTGGCGATGGGGCTCACGTACGGGGGGCACCTCACGCACGGCTCGCCCGCCAACTTCTCCGGACGCTGGTTCGACTTCGTCGGGTACGGGGTCGACGCCGAGAGCGGCCTGATCGACTACCTGCAGGTGCAGGAGCTGGCGCGGACGCACCGGCCCAAGGCGATCGTCTGCGGGTCGATCTCCTATCCGCGGCACCCGGAGTACTCGGTGTTCCGGGAGATCGCCGACGAGGTGGGGGCGTACCTCATCGCGGACGCCGCCCATCCGATCGGGCTCGTCGCCGGCGGGGCCGCGCCCAGCCCCGTCCCGTACGCCGACATCGTCTGCGCGACGACCCACAAGGTGTTGCGCGGCCCGCGCGGCGGGATGGTGCTGTGCGGCGCCGAGTTCGCCGAGCGGATCGACCGGGCGGTGTTCCCCTTCACCCAGGGCGGCGCGCAGATGCACACCATCGCCGCGAAGGCGGTCGCCTTCGGCGAGGCCGCGGCGCCGGCGTTCACCACGTACGCCCACCGGGTCGTGGCCAATGCGCGGGCGCTGGCCGACGAGCTGGCGGCGCACGGTTTCGCGGTGACGACGGGCGGCACCGACACCCACCTGATCACCGCCGACCCGGCACCCCTCGGCGTCGACGGCCCGGTCGCCCGTGGCCGGCTCGCCGCCGCCGGCATCGTGCTGGACACCTGCGTCCTTCCGTACGGGGACCAGCGCGGGATCCGGCTCGGCACGGCCGCCGTCACCACCCAGGGCATGCGGGAGCCCGAGATGGCCCGGATCGCCGAGCTGTTCACCGCAGTACTGCGCGGCGCGGGGACGGGTATCCGCGCAGAAGTGGCCGAGCTGACGCGTAGATTTCCCCCATACGGGGAGTAATCAGTGCAAGCAGGGCGTACCGCAACCGCGGTAACGCCCCCTCGCGTCCTCGGTGAGGGGTACATCGCAGCTAATGTGTGGGGCTGAGATGGCCGGCGATACATCTGGGGCAGCCCGTGCGTGAATATCTGCTGACGCTTTGCGTCACGGTCGCGGTGACCTACTTGCTCACCGGGCCCGTGCGGAAGTTCGCGATCGCGGCCGGTGCGATGCCGGAGATCCGCGCCCGCGACGTGCACCGCGAGCCCACTCCGAGACTCGGCGGCATCGCCATGTTCGGCGGACTGTGCGCGGGGCTGCTGGTGGCGGACCACCTGCGCAACCTCAACGGCGTCTTCGAGCTGTCGAACGAACCGCGGGCGCTGCTCTCCGGAGCGGCGCTGATCTGGCTGATCGGCGTGCTCGACGACAAGTTCGAGATCGACGCCCTGATCAAGCTCGGCGCGCAGATGATCGCCGCCGGTGTGATGGTCATGCAGGGTCTGACGATGCTGTGGATCCCCGTCCCCGGCATCGGGACGGTCGCGCTGACCCAATGGCAGGGCAACCTGCTCACGGTGGCCCTCGTCGTGATCACCATCAACGCGGTGAACTTCGTGGACGGGCTCGACGGCCTGGCCGCCGGCATGGTCTGCATCGCCGCCACGGCGTTCTTCCTCTACTCGTACCGGATCTGGTTCGGCTACGGCATCGAGGCGGCAGCGCCCGCGACCCTCTTCGCCGCGATCCTGATGGGCATGTGCCTGGGCTTCCTGCCGCACAACATGCATCCGGCCAGGATCTTCATGGGCGATTCCGGATCGATGCTCATCGGCCTGGTGCTCGCCGCCTCCGCGATCTCGATCACCGGGCAGGTGGACCCGGACACCATGGCGCTGTTCGCCGGCGGTGAGCGCAACGCGACGCACGCGATGCTCCCGGTCTTCATTCCGCTTCTGCTCCCGCTGACGATCATCGCGATCCCGATGGCGGACCTGGTCCTGGCCATCGTGCGCCGCACCTGGAAGGGCCAGTCGCCCTTCGCGGCCGACCGCGGACACCTGCACCACCGACTGCTGGAACTCGGGCATTCGCACAGCCGCGCGGTGCTGATCATGTACTTCTGGTCAGGACTGATCGCCTTCGGCGCGGTGGCGTACTCGGTGCACTCGGCGTCGATGTGGATCGTGCTCGCGATCGTCGCGCTGAGCGCGGTGGGCCTGGTCCTCCTGCTCCTGCCGCGCTTCACCCCGCGCGCCCCGCGCTGGGCCGAGGGTCTGGTCCCGCCGCGCTACCGGCACGCGGAGCGCGCCGCCGAGGCGGCCGCCCAGGACGCCTCGGGCCGCGAGCCGGATCCCGCCCGTCAGATCAGGGTCGGCGTCTCGGGCGTCAACGGAGCGACCGCCGTAGGCCCCCGTTCGCGCTTCCCCGACCGGCGTAAGGCCGAGTCGACGCGCTGACGGCCGCGGTACATGTCGGACATGGAACGCCTTTACCACACACAACGACGGGTTGTCGCGCACACACGGGCGGGTTAGCTCTCATGTGTGACAGTCGGCACACTCCACAGGTAAAGCTCTCATCAAATAGTTTGTGATACCGTTCACTAAACCCGGCGACAGAGCCGAAGGACCGTAGTGCGACGGTCCATTGGCCCGAGGCTCGATCTCGGACCGGGCTTACGCTCGTCCCGTACGAGTCCGTACGAGTCCGTGCCCCCACCACCACGCGGAGCAACCCGCCATGCGGTCAGATGACGTCCGATCCCTCCTGCATGCCGCTGTACCCACAGCTGTCGCCGGCGCTCTCGCCGCCGTCATCAGCGCCGTGGTGGCAGGCGGCAAGGGGGCCCTTGGCGCTGTCATCGCGACGCTGCTGGTGATGCTGTTCATGGGCATCGGATTCGTCGTTCTGCAACGCACCGCGAAATCGCTGCCGCACTTGTTCCAGGCCATGGGGCTGATGCTCTACACGGCCCAGATCCTGCTGCTCTTCGTCTTTCTCGCCGTGTTCAAGAACACGACGCTGTTCAACCCCCGTGCATTCGCGATCACGCTCGTCGCCACCACCCTCGTGTGGATCGGTGCACAGACGCGTGCTCACATGAAGGCCAAGATCCTGTACGTCGAACCGGACTCGACAAAGGGCGACAAGCCCGAAAATTCGGGGCCGAAGTCGTGAGGGGTAGGGCCGGGATAAGTGAGCGTTCGAGATGCTGCTATCGTCCGGTTCCAACTGCGGCATTGCGGGCGCGGGCATCTGAGCTGACGCCTGTTCCATCGCGAGGCTCGATGCCTGATCGCCGCCCCCACACCCGTAACACCAGTCCAGTGCCGAACAGCGGCTGTGCGCCGCGCCGACACAACGAGGTTGCCGTACCTATGCGCCACGCTGAAGGAGCCCGCGGTGAGTGCTGACCTGACGCAGGTGCTCGCTTTCGAGACCGACTGTCACATCTTCGACGGATGTGGCTTCCCCGGTCCGGGCCTGCACTCGTTCCTCTTCGAGCCGCTGTGGGGCGAACCCGGCCTGACCAGTGTGTACTTCAACAAGCCGATGCTGCTGGCCCTCCTGGGCTCGCTGATCATCGTCGGTTTCTTCTGGGCCGCGTTCCGGAAGCCGAAGGTCGTTCCGGGCAAGCTTCAGATGGTCGCCGAGGCCGGTTACGACTTCGTGCGCCGCGGCATCGTGTACGAGACGCTGGGCAAGAAGGAGGGCGAGAAGTACGTCCCCTTCATGGTGTCGCTGTTCTTCTTCGTCTGGGTCCTGAACGTCTGGTCGATCGTCCCCGTGGCGCAGTTCCCGGTGACCGCGATCATCGCGTACCCGGCGATTCTCGCGCTGATCGTCTACGCCATCTGGATGTCGGTGACGTTCAAGCGTCACGGCTTCGTCGGCGGATTCAAGAACCTGACCGGCTACGACAAGTCGCTCGGCCCGGTCCTCCCGCTCGTCATGGTCATCGAGTTCTTCTCGAACGTCCTGGTCCGCCCGTTCACCCACGCGGTCCGACTGTT contains these protein-coding regions:
- the prfA gene encoding peptide chain release factor 1 — translated: MFEAVEELVGEHADLEKKLADPSVHSDQANARKLNKRYAELTPIVATFRAWKQSAEDIETAKEFAADDPDFVAEVKELSAQREELTEKLRLLLVPRDPSDDKDVLLEVKAGAGGDESALFAGDLLRMYLRYAERVGWKTEIIDATESELGGYKDVQVSVRTKGGNGATEPGQGVWARLKYEGGVHRVQRVPATESQGRIHTSAAGVLVTPEAEEVEVEINANDLRIDVYRSSGPGGQSVNTTDSAVRITHVPTGVVASCQNEKSQLQNKEQAMRILRSRLLAAAQEAAEQEASDVRRSQVRSVDRSEKIRTYNFPENRISDHRTGFKAYNLDQVLDGDLDPMIQACVDADSAAKLASAT
- the rpmE gene encoding 50S ribosomal protein L31, with the protein product MKRDVHPEYVETQVSCTCGASFTTRSTLTEGTIRAEVCSECHPFYTGKQKILDTGGRVARFEARFGKAAGSK
- a CDS encoding LCP family protein; its protein translation is MSEDSRVGGRRAASRRRRKPAKRRKALAIAAWSAAGVVLLGGAGLGWFYFHLNGNLKTVDIDQALGTDRPQNVDNGSMDILVLGSDSRGGANSEYGRDDGGSARSDTAMIVHLYDGHKKATVVSIPRDTMVNRPACTLSNGKTDRGSSRSQFNESFTIGGAACAVKTVEKMSGIRMDHYIEVDFTGFKKIIDNLGGVELTTTKPIKDGSSHLDLPAGQNKLNGEQALGLVRTRKSVGDGSDLGRIQLQQAFMKALIKQVKGIGVFDNPKRLLDLADTGTKALTTDKALGDVKSLMGFAQSLQGIDAQEMHMITLPVTVDARDADRVAPLTKESKMVWDALLADQPVPAEATKNSMGDKGTAGEIVK
- a CDS encoding L-threonylcarbamoyladenylate synthase, which encodes MARRYDCNDATDRKTGLREAASAVRRGELVVLPTDTLYGIGADAFSAEAVGDLLAAKGRGRNMPTPVLIGSPNTLHGLVTDFSEQAWELVDAFWPGALTLVAKHQPSLAWDLGETRGTVAVRMPLHPVAIELLTEVGPMAVSSANLTGHPAPEDCDAAREMLGDSVSVYLDGGPTPGIQPSSIVDVTGKVPVLLREGALTAEQLREVVPDLEVAP
- the prmC gene encoding peptide chain release factor N(5)-glutamine methyltransferase — its product is MNLLLAEVAQATQRLAAAGVPSPRFDAEELAAFVHGVKRGELHHVKDADFDARYWEAVARREAREPLQHITGRAFFRYLELQVGPGVFVPRPETESVVDWAIHAVRAMDVVEPLIVDLCTGSGAIALAMAQEVPRSRVHAVELSEDALRWTRKNAEGSRVTVHQGDALSALPELDGQVDLVISNPPYIPLTEWEYVAPEARDHDPEMALFSGEDGLDTIRGIERTAHRLLRPGGIVVIEHADTQGGQVPWIFADERGWADAADHPDLNNRPRFATARKALP
- a CDS encoding protein-tyrosine-phosphatase gives rise to the protein MSPRGRGIANGHSPAAAGGGTFRILHVSTGNVCRSPITERLTRHALAHRLGGIPAGDLIVESAGTWGHEGAPMEANAAAVLADFGADASGFTGRELLDEHVIRADLVLTATRDHRAQVISMGHSAGLRTFTLKEFTRLVRAIDPATLPPLDDGVAERARALVRAAAALRGWLLAPSPDADEVYDPYGAPITFFRSIGDEINQALDPVVTALTGMTASR
- the atpB gene encoding F0F1 ATP synthase subunit A encodes the protein MKEPAVSADLTQVLAFETDCHIFDGCGFPGPGLHSFLFEPLWGEPGLTSVYFNKPMLLALLGSLIIVGFFWAAFRKPKVVPGKLQMVAEAGYDFVRRGIVYETLGKKEGEKYVPFMVSLFFFVWVLNVWSIVPVAQFPVTAIIAYPAILALIVYAIWMSVTFKRHGFVGGFKNLTGYDKSLGPVLPLVMVIEFFSNVLVRPFTHAVRLFANMFAGHTLLLLFTIASWYLLNGIGIAYAGVSFIMVVVMTAFELFIQAVQAYVFVLLACSFIQGALAEHH
- the glyA gene encoding serine hydroxymethyltransferase codes for the protein MSVITPPTDLLRQQDPQMADVLAGEAQRQATTLQLIAAENFTSPAVLAALGSALANKYAEGYPGARYHGGCEYADLAEGLAVERAQALFGVEHANVQPHSGSAAVLAAYAALLRPGDTVLAMGLTYGGHLTHGSPANFSGRWFDFVGYGVDAESGLIDYLQVQELARTHRPKAIVCGSISYPRHPEYSVFREIADEVGAYLIADAAHPIGLVAGGAAPSPVPYADIVCATTHKVLRGPRGGMVLCGAEFAERIDRAVFPFTQGGAQMHTIAAKAVAFGEAAAPAFTTYAHRVVANARALADELAAHGFAVTTGGTDTHLITADPAPLGVDGPVARGRLAAAGIVLDTCVLPYGDQRGIRLGTAAVTTQGMREPEMARIAELFTAVLRGAGTGIRAEVAELTRRFPPYGE
- a CDS encoding MraY family glycosyltransferase → MGQPVREYLLTLCVTVAVTYLLTGPVRKFAIAAGAMPEIRARDVHREPTPRLGGIAMFGGLCAGLLVADHLRNLNGVFELSNEPRALLSGAALIWLIGVLDDKFEIDALIKLGAQMIAAGVMVMQGLTMLWIPVPGIGTVALTQWQGNLLTVALVVITINAVNFVDGLDGLAAGMVCIAATAFFLYSYRIWFGYGIEAAAPATLFAAILMGMCLGFLPHNMHPARIFMGDSGSMLIGLVLAASAISITGQVDPDTMALFAGGERNATHAMLPVFIPLLLPLTIIAIPMADLVLAIVRRTWKGQSPFAADRGHLHHRLLELGHSHSRAVLIMYFWSGLIAFGAVAYSVHSASMWIVLAIVALSAVGLVLLLLPRFTPRAPRWAEGLVPPRYRHAERAAEAAAQDASGREPDPARQIRVGVSGVNGATAVGPRSRFPDRRKAESTR